A stretch of the Acidilobus sp. 7A genome encodes the following:
- the glcT gene encoding glucose ABC transporter permease GlcT — protein MQLGLMVLPTLFFSAFLIYIVAWNLWLSTLNWSLLHSKPSFVGFGTYAAVFKGLFFKVSIYHSMIFSIGLVAIGDAVGLLLAGLLYYLPNTQRAVYLSIFLYPIAISMATNGLIWDWLFNPELGFGWLTSHIGLPRLNPLATATSTTLSMFLVEFWAYTGLAVLFYLASFMSVDKSIVEAARIDGAGGSKILFRILVPNSMNGFIVATALLFLFSFRMFSLPFVIGGGPTNLDLMTLVEYVYYQFYTEFFSESAAASTIITAIAAAVIIPYAVYGIRKWVMRG, from the coding sequence ATTCAGCTGGGCCTTATGGTGTTGCCTACCCTCTTCTTCAGCGCGTTCCTTATCTACATAGTTGCTTGGAACCTGTGGCTCTCAACGCTTAACTGGTCGCTGCTTCACAGCAAGCCCTCCTTCGTTGGTTTTGGAACGTACGCAGCCGTCTTTAAGGGCCTCTTCTTTAAGGTCTCCATTTACCATTCAATGATATTCTCCATTGGCCTGGTGGCCATAGGCGACGCCGTCGGCCTCCTGCTGGCTGGCCTTCTGTACTACCTTCCTAACACCCAGCGCGCCGTCTACCTCTCAATCTTCCTCTACCCGATTGCCATTTCTATGGCGACCAACGGCCTCATATGGGACTGGCTCTTTAACCCAGAGCTCGGCTTCGGCTGGCTCACGTCGCACATAGGCCTACCCCGCCTGAACCCGCTGGCAACGGCCACCTCCACGACGCTTTCTATGTTCCTTGTGGAGTTTTGGGCCTACACAGGCCTCGCCGTGCTGTTCTACCTCGCCTCCTTCATGAGCGTTGACAAGTCCATAGTTGAGGCGGCAAGGATAGACGGCGCTGGTGGCTCTAAGATACTCTTCAGGATACTTGTGCCAAACTCCATGAACGGCTTCATCGTTGCGACCGCGCTACTCTTCCTCTTCTCCTTCAGGATGTTCAGCCTGCCATTTGTAATAGGTGGAGGACCTACGAACCTGGACCTCATGACGCTGGTTGAGTACGTCTATTACCAGTTCTACACGGAGTTCTTCAGCGAGTCAGCGGCCGCCTCGACAATTATCACTGCAATAGCGGCGGCCGTCATTATACCATATGCTGTTTATGGCATCAGGAAGTGGGTAATGAGGGGGTGA
- a CDS encoding DNA-directed RNA polymerase subunit N, whose amino-acid sequence MLPPVRCMTCGAPLGHLWEEFRRRVEAGEDPEKVLDSLGVYRYCCRRTLYTSIVYIEQVASYSTVRLNRLRAEGRVSEE is encoded by the coding sequence TTGCTTCCACCTGTAAGGTGCATGACCTGTGGCGCCCCCCTTGGGCACCTCTGGGAGGAGTTCCGCAGGAGGGTAGAGGCTGGGGAGGACCCTGAGAAGGTCCTTGACAGCCTAGGAGTTTATAGGTACTGCTGCAGGAGGACCCTCTACACCAGCATCGTTTATATAGAGCAGGTCGCAAGCTACAGCACAGTAAGGCTGAACAGGCTCAGGGCTGAGGGTAGGGTGAGCGAGGAGTGA
- the rpsB gene encoding 30S ribosomal protein S2, which translates to MSEAEEQGLLVPSELYKKAGVVYGTQICTKYMRQFVYKVLPDGFYLLDVKKIDERIRIAARFLASFDPAKIAVVVTRIYGQKPVTTMCEKLGCKAVVGRIVPGIFTNPKLDIYVEPEVVVVTDTRTDRQAVVEASKIGVPVVALADTDSRIEDVDLIIPANNKGRRSLALVYYLLTREIMRSRGLLQPGQEPPFTYEDFMAGKVIEGQ; encoded by the coding sequence ATAAGCGAGGCTGAGGAGCAGGGCCTGCTGGTCCCCTCGGAGCTCTACAAGAAGGCCGGCGTAGTATACGGCACGCAGATATGCACCAAGTACATGAGACAGTTCGTCTACAAGGTTCTCCCAGACGGCTTCTACCTACTTGACGTTAAGAAGATAGACGAGAGGATAAGGATAGCAGCGCGCTTCCTGGCCTCCTTTGACCCCGCTAAGATAGCTGTAGTTGTCACCAGGATCTACGGTCAGAAGCCTGTAACCACCATGTGCGAGAAGCTCGGCTGCAAGGCCGTCGTTGGGAGGATAGTGCCAGGGATCTTCACGAACCCAAAGCTTGACATATACGTAGAGCCAGAGGTCGTGGTTGTCACAGACACTAGGACCGACAGGCAGGCAGTCGTTGAGGCCTCGAAGATAGGGGTCCCCGTAGTGGCCCTCGCGGACACGGACAGCAGGATTGAGGACGTTGACCTAATAATACCTGCTAACAACAAGGGAAGGAGAAGCCTAGCACTTGTATATTACCTTCTGACAAGGGAGATCATGAGAAGCAGGGGGCTGCTACAGCCTGGTCAGGAGCCCCCGTTCACGTATGAGGACTTCATGGCCGGCAAGGTAATCGAGGGACAGTGA
- a CDS encoding DNA-directed RNA polymerase subunit D, whose product MAEQKVDIVELSGSRITVTMEGFPVAYGNALRRLALSDVPTMAVDFAYFYDNESSVYDEIIAHRLGLVVLKSDEALRKYGQPEECAGASESDSHCYAQVYLEYEVPPSSSSGVYVKASDLKISDPDVKPVYPDTPIVYLAPGQRIHLAAYARLGRGYEHGKWSPAAVSVLRYSVFVDFNPSKMTKECLDCISAYPDLLRAAEEGKPGRLELSYKENTSALRYCESEACRGALSVTYDPSKLYLTVESTGALEPARIIWEATSCITRKTDKLLKELDEVQVAEAEQK is encoded by the coding sequence ATGGCTGAACAGAAGGTCGACATAGTGGAGCTCAGCGGCAGCAGAATTACTGTTACCATGGAGGGCTTCCCAGTGGCCTACGGCAACGCTCTAAGGCGCCTCGCGCTGTCGGATGTCCCCACAATGGCTGTCGACTTCGCGTACTTCTACGACAATGAGAGCAGCGTCTATGATGAAATCATAGCGCACAGGCTGGGCCTAGTGGTCCTCAAGTCTGATGAGGCCCTGAGGAAGTACGGCCAGCCCGAGGAGTGCGCTGGCGCCAGCGAGAGTGACTCCCACTGCTACGCCCAGGTCTACCTTGAGTACGAGGTACCTCCAAGCTCCTCCAGCGGCGTTTACGTTAAGGCCTCAGACCTTAAGATCTCAGACCCCGACGTGAAGCCAGTCTACCCAGACACCCCTATAGTTTACCTGGCCCCGGGCCAGAGGATACACTTAGCGGCCTACGCCAGGCTCGGGAGGGGCTACGAGCACGGCAAGTGGAGCCCAGCCGCAGTGTCGGTCCTCAGGTACTCAGTCTTCGTTGACTTCAACCCGTCAAAGATGACGAAGGAGTGCCTGGACTGCATCTCAGCCTACCCCGACCTCCTCAGGGCCGCTGAGGAGGGTAAGCCGGGAAGGCTTGAGCTCAGCTACAAGGAGAACACCAGCGCGCTGAGGTACTGCGAGTCCGAGGCCTGTAGGGGGGCGCTGAGCGTCACCTACGATCCCTCAAAGCTCTACCTGACCGTTGAGTCTACAGGCGCGCTGGAGCCAGCAAGAATTATATGGGAGGCCACCAGCTGCATAACCAGAAAGACAGATAAGCTGTTAAAGGAGCTCGATGAGGTGCAGGTTGCGGAGGCTGAGCAGAAGTGA
- the rplM gene encoding 50S ribosomal protein L13, producing MQTQANVEELVIDGSGAILGRLASYVAKQLLSGKSVIIVNADKVAVSGNPTRLVQFYRSTVLSVKSHLSEKWRPKRARNPQLLVRKAVKGMLPKNDKGREALSRLKVFVGVPKWLSNKAPQKLPDIMTVEKLTKSKYATLAEIARQLGWSG from the coding sequence TTGCAGACTCAGGCTAACGTTGAGGAGCTGGTGATCGATGGCAGCGGCGCCATATTGGGCAGGCTGGCCTCCTACGTAGCTAAGCAGCTACTCAGCGGCAAGAGCGTTATAATTGTCAACGCTGACAAGGTCGCTGTAAGCGGTAACCCCACTAGGCTCGTGCAGTTCTACAGAAGCACGGTGCTCAGCGTCAAGTCACACCTGTCCGAGAAGTGGAGGCCCAAGAGGGCCAGGAACCCGCAGCTGCTGGTCAGGAAGGCCGTGAAGGGCATGCTGCCCAAGAACGACAAGGGGAGGGAGGCGCTCTCAAGGCTGAAGGTCTTCGTGGGCGTGCCAAAGTGGCTCTCAAATAAGGCTCCCCAGAAGCTGCCCGATATCATGACCGTGGAGAAACTAACAAAGTCTAAGTACGCCACACTCGCAGAGATAGCCAGGCAGCTAGGCTGGTCAGGGTGA
- the speD gene encoding adenosylmethionine decarboxylase, with amino-acid sequence MESLTQERLPEDTPRVIGRHVYGNLKGCRNYDALTNPAVIERVLREAGRVGRMTILDVKSWKIGEGVSAVAIVLESHITIHTWPEYRFATVDVYACGSQSNPLKAFNYIAKVLEPEDVVMGSADRSLE; translated from the coding sequence ATGGAGAGCTTGACGCAGGAGAGGCTACCAGAGGACACACCAAGGGTCATTGGGCGCCACGTGTATGGAAACCTCAAGGGATGCCGCAACTACGATGCCCTGACAAACCCTGCCGTAATTGAGAGGGTGCTCCGCGAGGCCGGCAGGGTCGGCAGGATGACAATACTTGACGTCAAGAGCTGGAAGATAGGTGAAGGCGTAAGCGCCGTTGCGATAGTCCTTGAGAGTCACATAACAATACACACGTGGCCGGAGTACAGGTTTGCTACCGTAGACGTTTACGCCTGCGGGTCGCAGAGCAACCCTCTTAAGGCCTTCAACTACATAGCTAAGGTGCTGGAGCCTGAGGACGTCGTAATGGGCTCCGCCGACAGGAGCCTGGAATAG
- a CDS encoding 30S ribosomal protein S4: MGDPRKSRRRWISPGHPWIKDRLQHELELIGKYGLRNKKEVWIAESVVRNFRLRARSLLALPEQERSTAAKSLLDALYRLGLVGKDAVLDDVLGLTAENVLERRLQTLVYRKGLAKTLHQARQMVVHGHIAINGRRVTSPGYLVPRDEEDKIEIAPGSPLRAAQEQQVGGQSVAQGA; this comes from the coding sequence GTGGGGGATCCCAGGAAAAGTAGGCGTAGGTGGATAAGCCCAGGACATCCATGGATTAAGGACAGGCTCCAGCATGAGCTGGAGCTGATAGGAAAGTACGGGCTGAGGAACAAGAAGGAGGTCTGGATAGCTGAGTCAGTAGTCAGGAACTTCAGGCTCAGGGCGAGATCGCTGCTGGCCTTGCCAGAGCAGGAGAGGTCCACAGCTGCTAAGAGCCTGCTCGACGCCCTCTACAGGCTTGGGCTCGTCGGCAAGGACGCCGTGCTAGACGACGTCCTGGGCCTCACGGCCGAGAACGTCCTCGAGAGGAGGCTCCAGACGCTGGTCTATAGGAAGGGTCTGGCGAAGACCCTGCACCAGGCAAGGCAGATGGTAGTGCACGGCCACATAGCCATTAATGGAAGGCGCGTCACCAGTCCAGGCTACCTGGTGCCTCGCGACGAGGAGGACAAGATAGAAATAGCCCCAGGGAGCCCGCTGAGGGCGGCCCAGGAGCAGCAGGTGGGTGGTCAGAGTGTCGCTCAGGGAGCTTAA
- a CDS encoding single- stranded DNA-binding family protein, whose protein sequence is MSAEGPSHDESVSRDLERAEEYEVTVAGGSVLGANKYQISTGVIIAARYADKLRRVALVALGKYIPKDVIIRDIAQLNKELYHEIVEKRKLSKLDLVRITVTLHFDEAEKKLVFDSVNIAPYINEERCKEMYEGQINDLKRQVEQLTAENGKLKESLDKIKQILQG, encoded by the coding sequence GTGAGCGCCGAAGGGCCCTCTCACGACGAGAGCGTGTCCAGGGACCTCGAGAGGGCCGAGGAGTACGAGGTGACAGTAGCCGGGGGCTCCGTGCTAGGCGCTAACAAGTACCAGATATCGACGGGTGTCATAATAGCCGCGAGGTACGCCGACAAGCTTAGGAGGGTGGCCCTCGTAGCACTGGGCAAGTACATTCCGAAGGACGTCATTATAAGGGACATAGCCCAGCTCAACAAGGAGCTCTACCATGAGATAGTTGAGAAGAGGAAGCTCAGCAAGCTTGACCTTGTTAGGATAACTGTTACCCTTCACTTCGACGAGGCTGAGAAGAAGCTAGTGTTTGACAGTGTGAATATAGCTCCATATATAAATGAGGAGAGGTGCAAGGAAATGTATGAGGGGCAAATAAACGACCTAAAGAGGCAGGTGGAGCAGCTAACGGCCGAGAACGGCAAGCTGAAGGAGAGCCTTGATAAGATAAAGCAGATACTACAAGGCTAA
- a CDS encoding 30S ribosomal protein S11 — MSLRELKWGVAHIYSSFNNTIIHITDMSGAETAARVSGGMVVKADREKPSPYAAMIGAARAAQTAMDRGISAIHIKVRAPGGHGPKTPGPGAQAAIRALARAGFVVGRIEDVTPVPHDTTRRPGGRRGRRV; from the coding sequence GTGTCGCTCAGGGAGCTTAAGTGGGGCGTGGCCCACATCTACAGCAGCTTCAACAACACCATAATACACATAACAGATATGAGTGGCGCCGAGACGGCGGCAAGGGTATCAGGGGGCATGGTGGTTAAGGCTGACAGAGAAAAGCCCTCGCCCTACGCAGCTATGATAGGTGCTGCCAGGGCCGCCCAGACAGCGATGGACAGGGGAATATCTGCCATCCACATAAAGGTGAGGGCCCCTGGAGGCCATGGACCTAAGACGCCTGGGCCCGGCGCCCAGGCTGCAATAAGGGCCCTGGCCAGGGCCGGCTTCGTAGTAGGCAGAATAGAGGACGTGACCCCAGTACCCCACGACACCACAAGAAGGCCAGGCGGCAGGAGAGGAAGGAGGGTCTGA
- the glcU gene encoding glucose ABC transporter permease GlcU — protein sequence MASYRTRLAKYVILQLVGAIAIIFWLTPLYAMLIDGFKTNFEATVTSVFQPPVRPTLSAYIAVWNSMKLPLINSLIVTVPVTLLSGVLGTMGAYFFYVLGEKHPIVGNTGFSVISLATFLPVESVFLPLYRFEYASHMVNTYWGLMFAYLLFYIPTAALLMSIFMPVVPRYLIEAARIDEADHWTIFWKVVFPLIVPGFLSTLIFVFVMSWNNFFLPLTLTTTPSMRMVPVEERYFTGGYGTLYNETYAAAVLASIVPLAVFIVLGRYFIRGLAALGGGAKGV from the coding sequence ATGGCCTCATACAGGACTAGGCTCGCTAAGTATGTGATCCTCCAGCTGGTTGGCGCGATTGCGATAATATTCTGGCTCACACCCCTTTACGCCATGTTAATTGACGGCTTCAAGACAAACTTTGAGGCTACTGTAACGTCAGTGTTCCAGCCGCCTGTAAGGCCTACGCTATCTGCGTACATAGCTGTCTGGAACAGCATGAAGTTGCCTCTGATTAACAGCCTGATAGTAACGGTCCCGGTCACGCTGCTCTCGGGGGTACTTGGAACTATGGGGGCCTACTTCTTCTACGTGCTCGGGGAGAAGCACCCAATAGTAGGCAACACCGGCTTCTCAGTGATATCCCTGGCCACGTTCCTCCCCGTGGAGTCAGTGTTCCTGCCGCTCTACCGGTTCGAATACGCCTCGCACATGGTGAACACCTACTGGGGGCTGATGTTTGCTTACCTGCTCTTCTACATCCCCACCGCGGCGCTCCTCATGTCAATATTCATGCCAGTGGTGCCCAGGTACCTGATAGAGGCGGCAAGGATAGACGAGGCCGACCACTGGACCATTTTCTGGAAGGTCGTGTTCCCCCTTATAGTGCCTGGCTTCCTTTCAACGCTGATCTTCGTCTTCGTTATGTCGTGGAACAACTTCTTCCTGCCGCTCACCCTGACCACGACGCCATCTATGAGAATGGTGCCCGTGGAGGAGAGGTACTTCACTGGCGGCTATGGAACCCTTTACAACGAGACCTACGCCGCCGCCGTTCTAGCCTCAATAGTGCCCCTGGCAGTCTTCATAGTCCTCGGAAGGTACTTTATACGCGGGCTCGCCGCCCTGGGAGGCGGAGCTAAGGGGGTGTAA
- a CDS encoding NifB/NifX family molybdenum-iron cluster-binding protein, whose protein sequence is MKVALPTDDCIGMSPHGPRSGLFLVLEVDDSSGNIINRECRTVNVEHPRHEHKRHGAHEEHETDPEHARWHLAVLQALKDVDVVIAFRMGPIMVEGLQSLGKRVLVGVFVDKISEIPALLKEAG, encoded by the coding sequence ATGAAGGTGGCTTTACCCACTGATGACTGCATAGGCATGTCACCTCATGGGCCTAGGTCAGGGCTCTTCCTGGTGCTAGAAGTGGACGATAGCAGCGGCAACATAATCAACAGGGAGTGCCGCACTGTTAACGTTGAGCACCCTCGTCATGAGCACAAAAGGCACGGCGCACATGAGGAGCATGAGACTGACCCTGAGCATGCGCGGTGGCACCTAGCCGTGTTGCAGGCGCTAAAAGACGTTGATGTCGTTATAGCGTTCCGCATGGGGCCCATCATGGTTGAAGGCTTACAGTCATTAGGAAAGAGGGTGCTCGTTGGAGTCTTCGTTGATAAGATCTCAGAGATCCCAGCCCTTCTAAAGGAGGCGGGCTGA
- a CDS encoding 30S ribosomal protein S9 has protein sequence MAEQAGQGSKTEQVGQQVLISIGKRKTATARAYIRPGKGRVRVNGIPIEIWPVEVARLKMSEPLIIAGDAVRGLVDIDVSVKGGGFMGQAEAVRMAVARGLVDFFEKCVASRDSCDQSKAIAQKLRNLYMEYDRTMLAGDQRRTEPEKYMRYSARRKWQTSYR, from the coding sequence ATGGCTGAGCAGGCTGGCCAGGGGAGCAAGACGGAGCAGGTAGGACAACAGGTGCTGATATCTATTGGCAAGAGGAAGACAGCCACAGCAAGGGCATATATAAGACCTGGGAAGGGGCGCGTGAGGGTTAACGGTATCCCCATAGAGATATGGCCTGTTGAAGTGGCCAGGCTCAAGATGAGCGAGCCTCTCATAATAGCCGGCGATGCGGTAAGAGGTCTTGTCGACATAGACGTCAGTGTGAAGGGAGGAGGCTTCATGGGTCAGGCCGAGGCCGTCAGGATGGCAGTTGCTAGGGGTCTTGTTGACTTCTTTGAGAAGTGCGTCGCAAGCAGGGACAGCTGCGACCAGAGCAAGGCGATTGCGCAGAAGTTGCGCAACCTCTACATGGAGTACGACAGAACTATGCTTGCTGGCGACCAGAGGCGCACGGAGCCCGAGAAGTACATGAGGTACAGCGCTAGGAGGAAGTGGCAGACCTCCTACAGGTGA
- the rpl7ae gene encoding 50S ribosomal protein L7Ae — protein sequence MSKPDYVLFEVPDDLAEDVYKLVTKARESGKLKKGTNETTKAVERGVAKLVVIATDVDPPEIVEHLPLLCDSKKIPFVYVPSKKRLGEAAKIDVAAASIAIVDPGEGAEDLKKIVDRVKDLRAKSGK from the coding sequence GTGTCGAAGCCCGATTACGTGCTGTTTGAGGTCCCAGACGACCTAGCTGAGGACGTGTATAAGCTGGTTACGAAGGCCAGGGAATCTGGCAAGTTAAAGAAGGGCACAAATGAGACTACGAAGGCTGTGGAGCGCGGCGTTGCAAAGCTAGTTGTAATAGCCACTGACGTCGACCCGCCTGAGATAGTTGAGCACCTGCCGTTGCTCTGCGACAGCAAGAAGATACCGTTCGTCTACGTCCCAAGCAAGAAGAGGCTTGGGGAGGCCGCCAAGATAGACGTGGCGGCGGCCAGCATAGCAATTGTTGACCCAGGCGAGGGGGCGGAGGACCTCAAGAAGATAGTCGACAGGGTCAAGGACCTTAGGGCTAAGTCCGGCAAGTGA
- a CDS encoding pyridoxal-phosphate dependent enzyme produces the protein MRCELRCPRCGFVSDDHNMMRCPRCGSPLMFKCHEVRLDVNSGYASMWRYVNMMAVKPARVVSYGEGLTPLVKIGEVMSKLETRNPTGSYADRASSAVVSNIVRDIYRVRYESDFAYSMAFYARLAGSAISVVADPQSLDPYDVVEIASLGGSIEFDAAPDLYYENPLSVEGLKTIAFELAEAQPRAEAVYVPSSSGLLAISVAEGLDELVGSPPLEVVAVIVKGSPTPSMLGLSKSIRLAEIEPEEVVKSQVRLAKRGIYMKFLAASAYSYAAVEGNGIALITGSLRRSLQRKTKVGGTTMLRSMIISLLSRRGGLTAYSIWKEMSQYTLRGVYSALRSLELSGTVCARYTMEGSRKVKVYELCDGQAGEQNFNT, from the coding sequence ATGAGGTGCGAGCTCCGCTGTCCCAGGTGCGGATTTGTTTCAGATGATCATAACATGATGCGCTGCCCTCGGTGCGGGTCGCCGCTCATGTTCAAGTGTCATGAAGTTAGGCTCGACGTCAATAGCGGCTACGCCAGCATGTGGCGCTACGTCAATATGATGGCAGTAAAGCCAGCGAGAGTTGTAAGCTACGGCGAAGGCCTGACCCCACTTGTGAAGATAGGCGAGGTCATGAGCAAGCTGGAGACCAGGAACCCAACTGGGAGCTACGCTGACAGGGCCTCCTCGGCTGTCGTGAGCAACATAGTCAGGGATATCTACAGGGTCAGGTACGAGAGCGACTTCGCCTACTCTATGGCCTTTTACGCCAGACTGGCGGGCTCTGCCATCTCGGTTGTGGCAGACCCCCAGAGCCTCGACCCATATGATGTGGTGGAAATAGCGTCCTTAGGAGGCTCCATAGAGTTTGACGCCGCCCCAGACCTCTACTACGAGAACCCCCTTAGCGTCGAGGGCCTTAAGACTATAGCCTTTGAGCTCGCTGAGGCGCAGCCGAGGGCGGAGGCCGTTTACGTGCCCTCCTCATCAGGGCTTTTAGCAATCTCAGTCGCAGAAGGCCTAGACGAGCTTGTTGGCTCGCCCCCTCTTGAGGTAGTCGCTGTAATAGTGAAGGGGAGCCCCACGCCATCAATGCTCGGCCTGTCAAAGTCTATCAGGTTAGCTGAGATAGAGCCGGAGGAGGTCGTGAAGTCGCAGGTAAGGCTGGCCAAAAGGGGCATTTACATGAAGTTCCTGGCGGCCTCGGCGTACTCATATGCCGCCGTCGAAGGTAACGGCATCGCACTAATCACTGGGAGCCTCAGGAGGTCGCTACAGAGGAAGACAAAGGTAGGGGGCACAACGATGCTCAGAAGCATGATAATAAGCCTGCTGTCGAGGAGGGGAGGTCTCACAGCCTATAGCATATGGAAGGAGATGTCGCAATACACCCTAAGGGGGGTCTACTCGGCCCTGAGGTCCCTTGAGCTAAGTGGCACGGTCTGCGCGCGTTATACAATGGAGGGCAGCAGAAAGGTTAAGGTATATGAGCTCTGTGACGGTCAGGCTGGCGAGCAAAACTTCAACACATAA
- the glcV gene encoding glucose ABC transporter ATP-binding protein GlcV yields MASVRTENLKKIFKKSKSEVHAVDGITLTIPDGQAFGVLGPSGHGKTTFLRLVAGLEVPTDGNIYFDDDLVSAPGRIVVEPEHRGIAMVFQLWALYPNMTVYDNIAFPLRNAGVPKSEVDKRVREIAEELGLTRVLDHYPREISGGQMQRTAIARALVKNPRVLLLDEPFSNLDAAMRDGARALVRRIQRERKLTTIIVSHDPADIFSIAEVAGVIINGKLVQVAPPTEIYDKPANETVAKLGGDINVIDVKVSDGIIYISNSVKLPSPIPKLEGKFRLGIRPEDLMLSDSTDAPGMTLVGRFKVKVSSYVAGIFRTLVSPTDDDSIEILVNTNGYVEPGSEKNLLVRLPKVKVFSEKGESLTLARS; encoded by the coding sequence ATGGCGTCGGTGAGAACAGAGAACCTCAAGAAGATATTCAAAAAGAGCAAGTCAGAGGTCCACGCAGTTGACGGCATAACCCTCACAATACCGGACGGACAGGCCTTCGGGGTCCTCGGCCCCAGCGGCCACGGCAAGACAACATTCCTGAGGCTGGTGGCAGGCCTTGAGGTCCCAACTGACGGCAACATCTACTTTGACGATGACCTTGTGTCAGCCCCCGGGAGAATTGTAGTCGAGCCAGAGCACAGAGGCATAGCCATGGTGTTCCAGCTCTGGGCCCTCTACCCTAACATGACAGTTTACGACAACATAGCCTTCCCGCTCCGCAACGCCGGCGTGCCCAAGAGCGAGGTAGACAAGAGGGTCAGGGAGATAGCTGAGGAGCTCGGCCTCACCAGGGTGCTTGACCACTACCCTAGGGAGATAAGCGGGGGCCAGATGCAGAGGACAGCAATAGCGAGGGCCCTGGTAAAGAACCCAAGGGTGCTCCTGCTCGACGAGCCCTTCAGTAACCTGGACGCTGCCATGAGGGACGGGGCCAGGGCCCTGGTGAGGAGGATCCAGAGGGAGAGGAAGCTGACCACGATAATAGTGTCCCACGACCCGGCGGACATATTCTCAATAGCAGAGGTGGCAGGGGTCATAATTAACGGCAAGCTAGTGCAGGTGGCCCCGCCAACTGAGATATATGACAAGCCAGCCAATGAGACGGTGGCAAAGCTGGGAGGCGATATAAACGTTATAGATGTCAAGGTCTCTGATGGGATTATTTACATCTCAAACTCGGTCAAGCTGCCGTCGCCGATCCCCAAGCTGGAGGGTAAGTTCAGGCTCGGAATTAGGCCCGAGGACCTCATGTTGAGCGACTCGACAGACGCGCCTGGGATGACCCTAGTGGGCAGGTTTAAGGTGAAGGTTTCAAGCTACGTCGCTGGCATATTTAGGACCCTAGTCTCGCCAACCGACGATGACTCCATAGAGATACTTGTTAACACCAATGGTTACGTAGAGCCAGGGTCTGAGAAGAACCTGCTCGTGAGGCTCCCTAAGGTTAAGGTCTTCAGTGAGAAGGGCGAGAGCCTGACGTTGGCCAGATCCTGA
- a CDS encoding 50S ribosomal protein L18e, whose product MRRVVTTNEALHETLKALRSKARERPVLDRVAELLSRPARRRPEVNLSKINRYASDGDIVLVPGKVLGSGRLNKKVTVAAFTFSAGAAEKIASAGGRILTLRDAVSEVQDYSKVKIIV is encoded by the coding sequence GTGAGGAGGGTCGTAACAACAAACGAGGCGCTGCACGAGACTCTCAAGGCGCTCAGGTCGAAGGCCAGGGAGAGGCCGGTGTTGGACAGGGTCGCTGAGCTGCTCTCAAGGCCTGCTAGGAGGCGCCCCGAGGTCAACCTGAGCAAGATAAACAGGTACGCCTCTGACGGCGACATAGTGCTGGTGCCAGGCAAGGTGCTGGGGTCCGGGAGGCTGAACAAGAAGGTGACCGTTGCAGCTTTCACTTTCTCGGCCGGGGCAGCCGAGAAGATAGCTTCGGCCGGCGGAAGAATTTTAACCCTTAGAGACGCGGTCAGCGAGGTGCAGGACTACAGCAAAGTTAAGATAATAGTGTGA
- a CDS encoding 30S ribosomal protein S13, with amino-acid sequence MPKGEPATFTQVVRIANTDVPGEDTLIYGLSRIKGIGYTTALAIARKLGVDPTTHIGYLPPDLLKKLEDAINDLTRLSLPPWLYNRRKDYETGQDKHLVGAELMFAARHDIDREIRMSSWKGVRHKLGYKVRGQKTRTTGRTGMTVGVKRAAALPGAGGEGGKVSGSGGSQEK; translated from the coding sequence ATGCCAAAGGGTGAGCCTGCAACCTTTACTCAGGTCGTAAGGATAGCCAACACCGACGTGCCCGGTGAGGACACGCTAATCTACGGCCTTTCAAGGATTAAGGGTATAGGCTACACCACGGCGCTTGCCATAGCAAGAAAGCTTGGCGTAGATCCTACCACGCACATAGGGTACCTGCCCCCCGACCTCCTGAAGAAGCTCGAGGATGCCATTAACGACCTGACGCGCCTTAGCCTGCCCCCGTGGCTTTATAACAGGAGAAAGGACTATGAGACGGGCCAGGACAAGCATCTAGTTGGCGCAGAGCTGATGTTTGCAGCGAGACACGACATAGACAGGGAGATAAGGATGAGCTCGTGGAAAGGCGTTAGGCACAAGCTGGGCTATAAGGTGAGGGGTCAGAAGACCCGCACAACCGGCAGGACTGGTATGACAGTAGGTGTCAAGAGAGCAGCTGCTCTCCCAGGCGCTGGAGGAGAGGGCGGCAAGGTGAGTGGCAGTGGGGGATCCCAGGAAAAGTAG